In Pseudomonas nunensis, a single window of DNA contains:
- a CDS encoding flagellar brake protein encodes MFNASSAEDAPQPPKVLTTPLEISGNLRQLQDSHDPLIITFHERNQRFQSYLVDLDRESNMIALDEMIPRDGERFLLAGEPFKVEGFHDGVRIAWESNGPLTIDESGGSRCYRGALPSEVVYHQRRNAFRAALKLAQLVSVELGGEKLKSPISGKLLDISATGCKLRFEGDITSSLQLGQVYDRFIAALPFGSMTAPVELRYLHFEERISTTFAGVRFHNMSGLVQRQVERFVYQLQREARRFDKDDM; translated from the coding sequence GTGTTCAATGCCTCAAGCGCGGAAGACGCTCCGCAACCACCCAAGGTGCTTACCACACCTCTGGAGATCTCCGGCAACCTTCGGCAGCTGCAAGACAGCCATGACCCGCTGATCATCACGTTCCATGAGCGCAACCAGCGCTTCCAGAGTTATCTGGTGGACCTTGATCGTGAAAGCAACATGATTGCCCTGGATGAAATGATCCCCCGCGACGGTGAACGCTTCCTGCTGGCTGGCGAACCGTTCAAGGTCGAAGGCTTTCACGACGGCGTGCGCATTGCCTGGGAAAGTAACGGTCCGCTGACCATCGACGAATCCGGCGGCAGTCGTTGCTACCGTGGCGCGCTGCCTTCCGAAGTGGTTTATCACCAGCGCCGCAATGCCTTTCGCGCGGCATTGAAGCTGGCGCAACTGGTCAGTGTCGAGTTGGGCGGTGAAAAGCTCAAGTCGCCGATCAGCGGCAAGTTGCTGGACATCTCCGCCACCGGCTGCAAGCTGCGCTTCGAGGGTGATATCACCTCCAGCCTGCAACTGGGCCAGGTCTACGACCGTTTCATCGCTGCCCTGCCCTTCGGCAGCATGACCGCGCCGGTTGAATTGCGTTACCTGCACTTCGAAGAAAGAATCTCCACAACCTTCGCCGGTGTGCGCTTTCACAACATGAGCGGCCTGGTACAACGGCAGGTCGAGCGCTTCGTTTATCAATTGCAACGCGAAGCCCGCCGTTTCGACAAAGACGACATGTGA
- a CDS encoding flagella synthesis protein FlgN, translating to MHDTNLLQLITDDFAPAQRLLELLQTESLALHGRDMPLLEEILAQKQALIILLEQHGRKRSEILASLNLPMTRNGLEQLASHSSIGDQLLQQGDVLTDLLAQCQAANVKNGQSILMQQAATANQLKILTGGEPPALYDARGSTAKMAKPRPLSQA from the coding sequence ATGCACGACACTAATCTACTGCAACTGATCACCGACGACTTTGCTCCAGCGCAACGCTTGCTGGAGTTACTGCAAACCGAGTCCCTCGCCTTGCACGGTCGCGACATGCCTCTGCTCGAAGAAATTCTGGCGCAGAAACAGGCACTGATCATTTTGCTCGAACAGCATGGCCGCAAGCGCAGCGAAATCCTCGCCAGCCTCAACCTGCCCATGACTCGCAACGGCCTTGAGCAACTCGCCAGCCACTCGAGCATCGGCGATCAGTTGCTGCAACAAGGCGATGTGCTGACCGACCTCCTGGCTCAATGCCAGGCAGCGAACGTCAAGAATGGCCAGTCGATCCTGATGCAGCAGGCCGCCACGGCCAATCAGCTGAAAATCCTCACCGGTGGCGAACCTCCAGCACTCTATGATGCCCGCGGATCGACCGCGAAGATGGCCAAGCCACGTCCGCTCAGCCAGGCTTGA
- the flgM gene encoding flagellar biosynthesis anti-sigma factor FlgM — MVIDFSRLNSSSSLTGSTRTSVAKETADAGKSAPLNTPAEQASTVASGESVHLSNEAQQLQKVTDKLRDQPAVDNARVAELKAAIADGSYKVDSSRVASKLLNFEAQR, encoded by the coding sequence ATGGTCATCGATTTCAGCCGTTTAAACAGCTCCTCGTCACTTACGGGCAGTACACGTACCAGCGTTGCCAAGGAAACCGCCGACGCCGGCAAATCCGCGCCGCTGAATACCCCGGCCGAACAGGCCAGTACCGTCGCAAGCGGGGAATCGGTACATCTCAGCAATGAGGCTCAACAGTTGCAGAAGGTCACTGACAAGCTGCGCGATCAGCCTGCCGTCGACAACGCCCGTGTGGCCGAGTTGAAAGCAGCGATTGCCGATGGCAGCTATAAAGTCGACAGCAGCCGTGTAGCCAGCAAACTGCTCAACTTCGAAGCCCAGCGCTAG